In one Solanum lycopersicum chromosome 11, SLM_r2.1 genomic region, the following are encoded:
- the LOC101264785 gene encoding protein EARLY FLOWERING 4-like, translating to MDDALQALTELSNLSCHPLNGGKFNGLNDVNGEEEEEYDTEAWETITKCFREVQSVLDQNRALIQQVNENHQSKLRDNLVKNVALIRDINSNISKVSRLYSDLSIDFCNIVNQRRELALFESKNRDDNVDSAES from the coding sequence ATGGACGATGCCTTGCAAGCCCTAACAGAGCTTTCTAATCTCAGTTGCCACCCGTTAAACGGCGGCAAATTCAACGGCTTAAATGACGTCAACGGCGAAGAAGAGGAAGAGTATGACACCGAGGCTTGGGAAACGATCACAAAGTGTTTTCGGGAGGTACAATCGGTTCTGGATCAGAACCGAGCTCTGATTCAACAGGTGAACGAAAATCATCAATCGAAGCTTCGAGATAATCTGGTGAAGAACGTCGCTCTTATTCGAGATATAAATAGTAATATCTCCAAAGTTTCTCGCTTGTACTCTGATCTCTCCATAGATTTCTGCAACATCGTTAATCAGCGACGGGAACTTGCTTTGTTTGAATCTAAAAATCGCGATGATAATGTGGACAGCGCCGAATCCTGA